In Janthinobacterium sp. 67, a genomic segment contains:
- a CDS encoding response regulator, protein MNSSYTRPIRPVILVVDDTPDNLLLMANLLKDSYTVKAANNGEKALRIARDAPPPDLILLDIMMPGMTGHEVAQALQGDPATRDIPIIFLTAMASSEDETHGLELGAADYITKPISPPVVLARVRTQLKVKDAADFLRDKNEYLEQEVQRRTRELGAIQDVTIHAMASLAETRDNETGNHIRRTQHYVKVLAEHLSEHPRFRAFLDPDTIKLLFKSAPLHDIGKIGIPDRILLKPGRFEPEEFEIMKTHTTLGRDAIAHAEQQLGMDVDFLRLAKEIAYSHQEKWDGSGYPEGLAGDAIPISARLMAVADVYDALISRRVYKEGMPHEKAVQIIAEGRGSHFDPDVCDAFLANLPAFQQIAARYADSDQDMAKQAAAIAHTLPAQ, encoded by the coding sequence ATGAACTCATCTTATACCCGTCCCATCAGGCCTGTAATCCTTGTCGTGGACGACACGCCGGATAATCTTCTGTTGATGGCCAACTTGCTCAAGGATAGTTATACGGTCAAAGCAGCGAATAACGGCGAGAAAGCACTGCGCATCGCGCGCGATGCACCGCCGCCCGACCTCATCCTGCTTGACATCATGATGCCTGGGATGACCGGCCACGAAGTGGCGCAGGCACTGCAGGGCGACCCGGCCACGCGCGACATACCCATCATCTTCTTGACCGCTATGGCCTCCAGCGAGGACGAGACGCACGGTCTGGAGCTGGGCGCGGCCGATTACATCACCAAACCGATCAGCCCGCCCGTGGTGCTGGCGCGCGTACGCACCCAACTCAAGGTCAAAGACGCGGCCGACTTCCTGCGCGACAAGAACGAGTACCTGGAACAGGAAGTCCAGCGCCGCACGCGCGAGCTGGGCGCGATCCAGGATGTCACGATCCACGCCATGGCCTCGCTGGCCGAGACGCGTGACAACGAGACCGGCAACCACATCCGCCGCACCCAGCACTACGTCAAGGTGCTGGCCGAACATCTGAGCGAGCATCCGCGCTTCCGCGCTTTCCTCGACCCCGACACCATCAAGCTCTTGTTCAAGTCGGCGCCGTTGCACGACATCGGCAAGATCGGCATCCCCGACCGCATCTTGCTCAAGCCTGGCCGCTTCGAACCCGAGGAATTCGAGATCATGAAGACCCACACCACGCTCGGGCGCGACGCCATCGCCCACGCCGAACAACAACTGGGCATGGACGTCGACTTCCTGCGCCTGGCCAAGGAGATCGCCTACTCACACCAGGAAAAATGGGACGGCAGCGGCTACCCCGAAGGCCTGGCCGGCGACGCCATCCCGATTTCGGCGCGGCTGATGGCGGTGGCCGACGTCTACGACGCCCTGATCAGTCGTCGCGTCTACAAGGAAGGCATGCCGCATGAAAAGGCAGTGCAAATCATCGCCGAGGGGCGCGGCTCGCACTTCGATCCCGACGTCTGCGACGCCTTCCTGGCCAACCTGCCCGCCTTCCAGCAGATCGCCGCGCGCTACGCCGACAGCGACCAGGACATGGCCAAGCAGGCTGCCGCCATCGCACACACCCTGCCTGCACAGTGA